Proteins from one Porites lutea chromosome 3, jaPorLute2.1, whole genome shotgun sequence genomic window:
- the LOC140930267 gene encoding costars family protein ABRACL — MNVEHEVNLLVQEIKRLGAPNADGQVSVKFGVLFNDDRCANIFEALVGTLKAAKRKKIVNYSGELLLQGVHDNVEIVLLKDE; from the exons ATGAATGTAGAACATGAAGTGAACTTATTAGTCCAGGAAATCAAGCGCCTTGGTGCACCCAATGCTGATGGACAGGTGTCAGTCAAGTTTGGAGTGCTATTTAATGATGATCGTTGTGCAAACATATTTGAAG CCCTTGTGGGAACCCTCAAAGCGGCTAAGAGAAAGAAGATAGTGAACTACAGTGGTGAATTACTTCTTCAAGGTGTACATGACAATGTGGAGATTGTGCTGTTAAAAGATGAATGA